A section of the Chelmon rostratus isolate fCheRos1 chromosome 16, fCheRos1.pri, whole genome shotgun sequence genome encodes:
- the galr1a gene encoding galanin receptor type 1, translating to MELQVENQSQSFNTDTVRLPAKHILGMGVDNFISLLIFGLIFILGVLGNTMVITVLARSKPGQPRSTTNIFILNLSVADLSYLLFCVPFQSTIYMLPTWVLGAFICKFIHYFFTVSMLVSIFTLSAMSVDRYVAIVHARKSSSIRVWSHAMLGVVLIWILSLVMAAPVAHYQSIVEREDNNTFCWEVWPDQHRKVYVMCTFVFGYLLPLILISVCYAKVLNHLHKKLKNVSKKSELSKKKTAQTVLVVVVVFCLSWLPHHIVHLWVEFGSFPLNQASFVFRMVAHCLAYSNSSVNPIIYAFLSENFRSSYKQVFWCRLPSKCPVADTRDPRSRVETAPSTNVSVAYKGHDSQISKML from the exons ATGGAGCTACAGGTGGAGAACCAAAGTCAGTCTTTCAACACCGACACCGTGAGGCTGCCAGCTAAACATATACTGGGGATGGGTGTAGATAACTTTATTTCTCTCCTGATATTTGGACTCATTTTCATCCTCGGTGTGCTTGGGAACACCATGGTGATCACAGTGTTGGCGCGCAGTAAACCGGGACAACCGAGGAGCACCACCAACATCTTCATCCTCAACCTGAGCGTGGCGGACCTGTCCTACCTCCTCTTCTGCGTCCCCTTCCAGTCCACCATCTACATGCTGCCCACATGGGTGCTGGGAGCTTTCATCTGCAAGTTCATTCACTACTTCTTCACCGTGTCCATGCTGGTCAGCATCTTCACTCTGTCGGCGATGTCCGTGGACCGCTACGTGGCCATCGTCCACGCCAGGAAATCCTCATCGATCCGGGTGTGGAGTCATGCCATGCTCGGAGTGGTGCTGATCTGGATCCTGTCTCTGGTCATGGCGGCTCCCGTGGCGCACTACCAGAGCATCGTGGAGCGGGAGGacaacaacaccttctgctGGGAGGTCTGGCCGGACCAGCACAGGAAGGTCTACGTGATGTGTACCTTTGTTTTCGGATACCTCCTGCCTCTCATTTTGATATCTGTCTGCTATGCAAAG GTCTTAAACCATCTGCACAAAAAGCTGAAGAATGTCTCCAAAAAGTCCGAGCTCTCCAAAAAGAAG ACAGCCCAGACAgtcctggtggtggtggtggtcttctgtctgtcttggcTGCCTCATCACATTGTCCACCTGTGGGTGGAGTTTGGCTCTTTCCCCCTGAACCAGGCCTCCTTCGTGTTCAGGATGGTGGCTCACTGCTTGGCCTACAGCAACTCCTCCGTCAACCCCATCATCTACGCTTTCCTGTCGGAGAACTTCAGGAGTTCCTACAAGCAGGTTTTCTGGTGCCGGTTGCCCAGCAAGTGTCCCGTGGCCGACACCCGGGACCCCCGCAGCCGAGTGGAGACGGCGCCGTCCACCAACGTCAGTGTGGCTTACAAAGGTCATGACTCTCAGATCAGTAAAATGCTTTGA